One genomic segment of Hymenobacter psoromatis includes these proteins:
- a CDS encoding GumC family protein, whose amino-acid sequence MSSNELFPLASEQPEAKSIAHIVRQYAKYWYLFVLSIGICLGVAYFYLKYLAVPQYSIYSTVLIKEDKNSSSAATAETFNLNLFAPSKNFNNEIEVLESNGLMERVAVNLGLTTTYHRLGRFRNVELYGDSLPIHIVVGKLSPKVINKSILLSLKQDNAFTIEEEGKSTLYHFGQLIHRPYGDFTVLADSTLKSPVNALNNVLIVGFHSPVVVAGGFSQQLQIVPLSKEATVLKISITDALPQRGRDIINELVKVYNSEAIEDKNLMATNTIHFLDERLGSLTKELTGVEKNVERYKSQNGVTDVTTQATNYLEQASDYNKKLSDWEAQIDVLKSIESYLNTTTSQAQLVPSTLGIQDQTLLGLIGKFNELQLERERMLRTTEPGNPLVMNMNQQLDNLKTNILENLRNIKNGLLITSNNLRASSGLFKSRIQKVPVQERELQDINRQQETKQKLYLFLLQKREEAGLSLAATVANTRIVDTATSSDYPIKPSKQIVYLVALLIGCLLPFAGIFSKDLLNDKIQSQQDIAALTATPILGELVHNTQDNLVMIPGNRSPLAEMFRLVRTNLHFAANGQDQRVIMVTSSMSNEGKTFFSLNLGATLALTGKRVVVLEMDLRQPALLQALGTMQPVGITDYLLSGSYTIQDVVHASEQATNLFVMSAGKLVANPAELMMSPKLGYLIHELRERFDYVIIDTAPIGKVADAFNLRAYVDQTVYLVRYNYTLKSQLGIIDNVFVNHKLPNPLIVLNDMRLSTREGYGYGYGEDKNKKHFFSRATTSAS is encoded by the coding sequence ATGAGTAGCAACGAGTTATTTCCACTGGCTTCTGAGCAGCCCGAGGCGAAAAGTATTGCCCATATAGTCAGGCAGTATGCCAAGTATTGGTACTTATTTGTTTTGAGTATTGGTATTTGTTTGGGCGTAGCGTATTTCTACCTTAAATATCTCGCGGTACCGCAATATTCTATCTACAGTACTGTTCTGATTAAGGAAGATAAAAATAGTAGCTCAGCAGCCACCGCGGAGACCTTTAATCTAAACCTATTCGCACCATCCAAAAATTTCAATAATGAGATTGAAGTTTTGGAATCGAATGGCTTGATGGAGCGGGTAGCCGTTAATCTGGGTTTGACTACTACATATCATCGCCTGGGAAGATTTAGAAACGTAGAGTTGTACGGCGATAGCCTGCCCATTCATATTGTAGTTGGTAAACTATCGCCGAAGGTTATTAATAAAAGTATTCTGTTAAGCCTAAAGCAAGATAATGCCTTTACCATTGAGGAGGAAGGCAAGAGTACGCTCTACCACTTCGGGCAGCTAATACATAGGCCCTATGGTGATTTTACCGTCTTAGCAGACAGCACTTTAAAAAGCCCGGTAAACGCGCTCAATAACGTGCTTATCGTAGGCTTTCACAGCCCGGTCGTCGTTGCTGGCGGCTTCAGCCAGCAGCTCCAAATCGTGCCCCTTAGTAAAGAGGCGACGGTGCTGAAAATCAGCATTACGGATGCCCTACCCCAGCGCGGGCGCGATATTATTAATGAGCTGGTGAAAGTATATAACAGCGAAGCTATCGAGGATAAAAATCTTATGGCCACTAATACCATTCACTTTCTAGATGAGCGCTTGGGGTCTCTCACCAAGGAGTTAACCGGGGTGGAGAAGAACGTGGAGCGCTATAAAAGCCAGAATGGAGTGACCGATGTGACAACACAGGCAACAAACTACTTGGAGCAAGCCAGTGACTACAATAAAAAGCTATCGGATTGGGAAGCGCAGATTGATGTGCTGAAATCTATTGAGAGCTATCTAAACACGACAACCAGCCAGGCGCAGTTAGTACCCAGTACGCTAGGCATTCAGGACCAAACGCTACTGGGCTTGATTGGTAAGTTCAACGAATTACAATTGGAGCGCGAACGAATGCTGCGCACCACGGAACCTGGTAATCCGCTGGTGATGAATATGAATCAGCAATTGGATAATCTAAAAACAAATATCTTAGAAAACCTGCGCAATATTAAGAATGGCTTGCTTATCACCAGCAATAATCTGCGGGCCAGCTCGGGGCTATTCAAATCCAGAATTCAGAAAGTACCCGTGCAGGAGCGAGAATTGCAGGATATAAACCGCCAACAGGAAACTAAGCAGAAATTGTACTTATTTCTGCTTCAAAAGCGTGAGGAGGCGGGCCTCTCGCTGGCTGCTACCGTGGCCAATACCCGTATCGTGGATACGGCGACCAGTAGCGATTACCCCATCAAGCCCAGCAAGCAAATTGTTTACCTAGTGGCCCTATTGATAGGCTGCTTGCTACCATTTGCGGGAATTTTCTCTAAAGATTTACTGAATGATAAAATTCAGAGTCAGCAGGATATTGCTGCGCTCACGGCTACTCCCATTCTGGGCGAGCTAGTGCATAATACGCAGGATAATTTGGTAATGATTCCTGGTAACCGAAGCCCGCTGGCCGAGATGTTCCGGCTGGTTCGGACCAACCTGCACTTCGCGGCTAATGGCCAGGACCAGCGGGTAATTATGGTTACATCCAGCATGAGCAACGAAGGCAAAACCTTCTTCAGCCTGAACCTAGGTGCTACGCTGGCGCTGACTGGCAAACGGGTCGTCGTGCTCGAAATGGATTTGCGGCAGCCAGCTCTTTTACAAGCGCTCGGAACAATGCAGCCGGTGGGTATTACCGATTATCTGTTGTCTGGTAGCTACACTATCCAGGATGTCGTGCACGCTTCGGAACAAGCTACCAACCTGTTCGTGATGAGCGCGGGTAAGCTGGTTGCTAATCCTGCCGAACTAATGATGTCGCCCAAGCTGGGCTACCTCATCCACGAATTGCGCGAGCGGTTTGACTACGTAATTATTGACACCGCCCCGATTGGGAAGGTAGCGGATGCCTTCAACCTGCGCGCTTACGTGGACCAGACCGTATACCTCGTTCGGTATAATTATACCTTAAAGAGTCAGCTAGGCATTATCGATAACGTTTTTGTTAATCACAAGCTGCCCAATCCGCTCATCGTGCTGAACGACATGCGCCTCAGCACTCGCGAGGGCTACGGCTATGGCTACGGGGAAGATAAAAACAAAAAGCATTTTTTTAGCCGGGCAACTACTTCAGCATCCTAA
- a CDS encoding polysaccharide biosynthesis/export family protein, translating into MLTTLSCTSTKSLVYFSNIKEGENYKKPIAQVAETQIQPDDLLAISVSSLNPESNILFNNGTLTTAGSATQVAAPVRSATDGYLVDKSGNINFPVLGPIELGGLTKVEATNKLTKAVKDYVKNPIINIRFLNFRITVLGEVNRPSSFTVPTERVNVLEALGLAGDMTPYGKRNNVLVIREKDGVRNTIRLDLNDTNAFNSPAFYLQQNDVVYVEPTKAREVQASSRSFYLPIALTALSVLSFLIAAFKR; encoded by the coding sequence TTGCTTACTACCCTTTCGTGTACTTCCACTAAGTCGCTGGTTTACTTTAGTAATATAAAAGAAGGTGAAAATTATAAAAAGCCTATTGCGCAGGTAGCAGAAACCCAGATTCAACCAGACGATTTATTAGCAATCTCGGTAAGTAGTCTAAACCCGGAATCCAATATTCTTTTTAATAACGGCACGCTTACTACGGCGGGTAGTGCCACCCAGGTCGCGGCCCCAGTCAGGTCCGCTACCGACGGCTACCTGGTTGATAAGAGCGGTAATATTAATTTTCCTGTGCTGGGGCCAATTGAGCTAGGCGGCCTCACTAAGGTCGAAGCCACCAATAAGTTAACCAAGGCCGTGAAGGATTACGTCAAAAATCCGATAATCAATATCCGGTTCCTGAACTTTCGGATAACGGTGCTGGGCGAAGTAAACCGGCCGTCGAGCTTCACTGTCCCAACCGAGCGCGTCAATGTATTGGAGGCCCTAGGCCTAGCGGGCGATATGACTCCCTACGGCAAGCGAAATAACGTGCTGGTTATCCGGGAGAAAGACGGCGTACGCAACACGATACGGCTAGACCTCAACGACACAAACGCTTTCAATTCGCCGGCCTTTTACCTGCAGCAAAACGACGTGGTGTATGTCGAGCCGACTAAGGCCCGGGAGGTTCAGGCAAGCTCTAGGTCGTTCTACCTGCCGATAGCCCTTACTGCCCTGTCTGTGCTGAGCTTTCTAATTGCGGCTTTCAAACGATAA
- a CDS encoding exopolysaccharide biosynthesis polyprenyl glycosylphosphotransferase, translating into MTTTHSTMPSLADRKITFPNRFSIEEKKLAVKHSLLKQTFDFVFALCVTCLILSWLIPLIALIIKLESKGPVLFKQLRTGKDGKPFYCLKFRSMCLNAASDSKQASKNDNRITVVGAFLRKTSLDELPQFINVLRGEMSVVGPRPHMLQHTEQYAQVIHHYMERHQVLPGITGLAQVAGHRGETKELETMAQRVNADMHYLRNWSFQLDVKIVCLTMVQALKGSEKAC; encoded by the coding sequence ATGACAACGACACATAGCACCATGCCTTCGCTGGCCGATAGGAAAATAACTTTCCCGAACAGGTTTAGCATCGAAGAAAAAAAGCTAGCTGTGAAACACTCGCTTTTAAAACAAACCTTCGATTTCGTTTTTGCCCTATGCGTAACCTGCTTAATCCTAAGCTGGTTGATTCCATTGATTGCCCTCATTATTAAGCTTGAGTCGAAGGGCCCCGTCCTGTTCAAGCAATTACGCACGGGTAAAGACGGTAAGCCGTTCTACTGCCTGAAGTTTCGGAGTATGTGTCTCAACGCGGCATCCGATTCCAAACAAGCCAGCAAAAACGATAACCGCATTACGGTAGTTGGGGCTTTCCTGCGCAAGACAAGTCTCGACGAGCTACCCCAGTTTATCAATGTCTTGCGCGGAGAAATGTCTGTTGTGGGCCCGCGTCCCCACATGCTTCAGCACACGGAGCAGTACGCGCAGGTTATTCACCATTATATGGAGCGGCACCAGGTGCTACCAGGCATCACGGGGCTGGCGCAAGTAGCCGGCCACCGGGGCGAAACCAAGGAACTGGAAACGATGGCTCAGCGCGTAAACGCCGATATGCATTACCTACGCAACTGGTCTTTTCAACTGGATGTGAAAATAGTCTGCCTAACGATGGTACAGGCCCTGAAAGGAAGCGAAAAAGCCTGTTAA